One window of Litorilinea aerophila genomic DNA carries:
- a CDS encoding CARDB domain-containing protein: protein MRLVPRLPRRLLTLFHCILAAGLIVQSAAPVVLAQPGDQPLFLPWIANGPARPVAEALFRTHITVRTPAQWRTLAQMGVVILARGGDWASVLVDEAGLEELARRRFNPDRTNGLALLVSANEGRDRTVAGSLAPLLAQAAAAAALPTEEEVQATAMRALRTALASLTAAQQAFLAAAEDVDGDNDGLTDTAEGWWCTDPARADTDFDGVNDGDEVAALKAWMNNELSKAPSTGKPFQGWPHQKANCYDDDSDSVPDAVERLELGLNANRESTDRDKFDDGQELFGNTYCTGGGGFCGYGALPRNEDWGLIFAEMPSWVKAPGHHPLVAAFPVPEIDVVESSLHVETVTTVTTDHTISQGTERSYSTSKTEGTSTSVANTVTWNEWQEVSESLQQRVPVGSQTTFAKTEQEQAMGWPSLLLKGGKIISKGSKLLRKAGPLLKGAGKFLKKAGEYLSPIADAVTILDFLKPDGTKQPPDEIQQQVNINQYQSVDVRLQNQIENEVSVILNQNFDTSNIVNALEGSRYAYLESGKLIAQGLHDVAYILSMPIKSTTTTTGKSWGGSQTTTHEQYEEHTITNGEAFSSSESWGTATAVDSSHAADLWFTYKVRNTGTEYATQIKHLAFNIYIGDNPNPVCTYYVGSTSCGTPVDDVLFVNFMPGEEHTYTSYRIPLSLEQMKAIDLGGPVRIVVEDFSYGFDEVLYNDAANAGILFAMEDGTDDGDEAIDTYLIPTWGQETVLDVLARYFPHETDANGMLTAIWTPEYRSDTPSWCREPRRPTDQPTKAVWCKKELSTADWWNIYTDGLGDGSEGFQDTQAVPGSVALFRFNKDTDLDGFSDRSERRLGTDPNDASSFPRPELLAGLHQIREGGRVTATLSLLNTGVYDAYGVEAVMVAPDDSISITNNTVGGSGRVRALKSVIVGSRILLQSPLPPAWTQEGHAVPAAAGYYTGREDRTYTFTVQCGAPGGCQVGSGAWTLAWNDGMGNSGSLNFGDGYASPTFLPVGNLGLTLALYSGSVQNGETFTVQALTPRDTFQYTINREPYTPPLVIVSYNDPQGNHRFVIPPQAMDLGAPTDDLAPFAGQMLDDVGVEIVTHQAVTPGVNSVDLLVNNPASVTLQDAHLFLEFVNITGTVVSQVSQQVTLPPGPTYTTLQFDTGAFNPAYNPDEETIVLAFLTDYEGNILDTAGRPLSSFQQDPLPVLAGTEPTWDFGTVTQGSLLRRELALANTGHNVLYTYLEPAPGLRLNRTARSVGAADLVGYELVLNTGELPVGPYDRTVTLRTGDPNRPTVSVRLVGTIAAPTGDTAGQNDLRPLDVAVTVQGPRNQGEWVEFTHDLGPDPQSLHPVKVYSQDYGTLHGVGKYATDFSAGTASYDMFGDGRDGVMPSSGNLDNDNGAGIAIVNSGAAGATSINVTDAYAGWRINPGDVVLIHQTQGTNAGCWELNKAVSDYAGGTATIQLAKALQCNYTSGGNNHAQVLRVPQYSTCNVTGTVTPLLGWDGIKGGLFAVLCNSPMTIVGAIQATGNNGSFIGGGSYPSPHKYAAGGIGAGFRGGQGDSTTCCFVVAQGQQGEGNAGLGVGSRLANGIGGGGAYKTDAAFAGGGGGGNAASGSGGGASSVAGSVEAGLGGTGFSSASPQPLIFGGGGGGGVKDGNSAGGGGAGGGIVFLSVAQLVVNGTISVNGGAGGAIEVFDGGGGGGAGGSIIIRAGILSLGAGRVTAVGGAGGKSAGSGSVGRIYIEYCEPLSGSTNPAASTQKLNCYIAEQVESVPYTQGRLNLPENIPDGESRAYQVQYGRRLDFADAGEQATTLRLPSAMLSAATLDVLVSQVGSGDVTVRVDVGNDGSWDWETTQNVDNAATLTTADLAGAFNAYWSAQGAPTTGTLDVPVKVSLSQGGQVLLTNLRVDTAGSKLRTVRLPGGATYTTSNLDFTVEGSGSGPLAVSLDVGDDGTVDWSTSTTAGLPHRLLSGNLAGAVNASLSGKGGEVDVPIRIFVAPDHPVRLEEFRATANPATDLVAGSVSVAAADIQAAAWREGDVVPVQAVVQNSGSRYSGPVTVAFFATAEGWGDWYIGSDFVANIPAGGQVTVGTDWDTTGFSGDVPVKAVVNPYGRVAETDTTDNVAQTSAQVEPVATPTPTPTPVPPTPTPTPVPPTPTPTPVPPTPTATPQPGNPPGATSPTSTPTPTPQPTTSGSPPVATGTATPTPAHQLYLPSVRR from the coding sequence ATGCGACTTGTTCCCCGTCTTCCTCGTCGGCTTCTTACTCTTTTCCACTGCATCTTGGCTGCCGGCCTGATCGTCCAAAGTGCGGCGCCCGTCGTTCTGGCCCAACCGGGGGATCAACCCCTGTTTCTTCCCTGGATTGCCAACGGCCCGGCGCGGCCGGTGGCGGAAGCCCTCTTCCGCACCCACATCACCGTTCGTACGCCGGCCCAGTGGCGCACCCTGGCGCAGATGGGCGTGGTGATCCTGGCGCGGGGTGGGGACTGGGCTTCTGTGCTCGTCGATGAAGCAGGTTTGGAGGAGTTAGCCAGGCGTCGCTTCAACCCGGACCGGACCAACGGACTGGCCCTGTTGGTGTCGGCCAACGAAGGGCGGGACCGGACGGTCGCCGGCAGTCTGGCGCCCCTGCTGGCGCAGGCCGCTGCGGCGGCTGCGCTCCCTACGGAGGAGGAGGTCCAGGCCACGGCCATGCGCGCCTTGCGGACGGCACTGGCCAGCCTCACGGCGGCCCAGCAGGCGTTCCTGGCGGCTGCGGAGGATGTGGACGGCGACAACGACGGCCTGACCGACACGGCGGAAGGCTGGTGGTGCACCGACCCGGCCCGGGCCGACACGGACTTCGACGGCGTGAACGACGGCGACGAGGTGGCCGCGCTCAAGGCGTGGATGAACAACGAGCTGTCCAAGGCCCCCAGTACGGGCAAACCCTTCCAGGGCTGGCCCCATCAGAAGGCGAACTGCTACGACGATGACTCCGATTCGGTGCCCGACGCGGTGGAGCGGCTGGAGCTGGGGCTGAACGCGAACCGGGAGAGCACGGATCGGGACAAGTTCGACGACGGCCAGGAGCTCTTCGGCAACACCTACTGCACGGGCGGGGGCGGCTTCTGCGGCTACGGTGCCCTGCCCCGCAACGAGGACTGGGGCCTGATCTTCGCGGAGATGCCCTCGTGGGTGAAGGCGCCGGGACATCATCCCCTGGTGGCGGCCTTCCCCGTGCCGGAGATCGACGTGGTGGAGTCGTCCCTGCACGTGGAGACGGTCACCACGGTGACCACGGACCACACCATCAGCCAGGGGACGGAAAGATCCTACAGCACGTCCAAGACGGAGGGGACCAGCACCAGTGTGGCGAACACGGTAACGTGGAATGAGTGGCAGGAGGTGTCGGAGTCTTTGCAACAACGTGTGCCGGTTGGAAGTCAAACTACCTTCGCAAAAACAGAACAAGAACAGGCAATGGGTTGGCCTTCACTACTATTAAAAGGCGGGAAAATTATTAGCAAAGGCTCCAAATTGTTGAGAAAAGCTGGGCCGTTATTAAAAGGCGCCGGGAAATTTTTGAAGAAAGCAGGTGAGTATCTTAGCCCAATAGCTGACGCTGTAACGATTTTAGACTTTTTGAAACCAGATGGAACAAAACAACCCCCAGATGAAATACAGCAGCAAGTTAACATTAACCAATACCAATCAGTTGATGTTCGTCTACAAAACCAAATTGAAAATGAAGTATCAGTTATTTTAAATCAAAATTTTGATACAAGTAATATAGTCAATGCGCTTGAAGGATCTCGGTATGCGTACTTAGAATCGGGAAAGCTTATTGCGCAAGGACTTCACGACGTAGCTTACATACTGTCAATGCCTATTAAGAGTACGACAACAACGACAGGGAAATCCTGGGGCGGTTCTCAAACTACTACTCACGAACAATACGAAGAGCACACCATCACCAACGGCGAGGCCTTCTCCAGCAGCGAATCCTGGGGCACCGCCACCGCCGTGGACTCTTCCCACGCTGCAGACCTCTGGTTCACCTACAAGGTGCGCAACACGGGCACCGAGTACGCTACCCAAATCAAGCACCTGGCCTTCAATATCTACATTGGCGACAATCCGAATCCAGTTTGTACCTATTACGTGGGATCGACTTCATGTGGCACCCCGGTCGATGATGTTTTGTTTGTGAACTTCATGCCAGGCGAGGAGCATACTTATACATCTTATCGGATCCCCCTCAGCCTGGAGCAGATGAAGGCCATCGACCTGGGCGGTCCTGTTCGTATTGTTGTCGAGGATTTCAGTTACGGTTTCGATGAGGTTTTGTACAATGACGCGGCCAACGCGGGCATCCTCTTCGCCATGGAGGACGGCACGGACGACGGCGACGAGGCCATTGACACCTACCTCATCCCCACCTGGGGCCAGGAGACGGTGCTGGATGTGCTGGCCCGCTACTTCCCCCACGAGACCGACGCCAACGGCATGTTGACCGCCATCTGGACGCCGGAGTACCGCAGCGACACGCCGTCCTGGTGCCGGGAGCCCCGCCGCCCCACCGACCAGCCCACCAAGGCGGTCTGGTGCAAGAAGGAACTCTCCACCGCAGACTGGTGGAACATCTACACCGACGGCCTGGGCGACGGCTCCGAAGGCTTCCAGGACACCCAGGCTGTGCCCGGCAGTGTGGCCCTCTTCCGCTTCAACAAGGACACCGACCTGGACGGCTTCTCCGACCGCTCGGAGCGCCGCCTGGGCACGGACCCCAACGACGCCTCCTCCTTCCCCCGGCCCGAACTCCTGGCCGGCCTGCACCAGATCCGGGAGGGGGGCCGGGTGACGGCCACCCTCTCCCTGCTCAACACGGGCGTCTACGACGCCTACGGCGTGGAGGCGGTGATGGTCGCGCCAGACGACTCCATCTCCATCACCAACAACACCGTGGGCGGCTCCGGCCGGGTGCGGGCCTTGAAGTCGGTCATCGTGGGCAGCCGCATCCTGCTTCAATCGCCCCTGCCGCCGGCCTGGACCCAGGAAGGCCACGCGGTCCCGGCCGCGGCCGGCTACTACACCGGCCGGGAGGATCGCACCTACACCTTCACCGTGCAGTGCGGCGCGCCCGGCGGCTGCCAGGTGGGCAGCGGCGCGTGGACCCTGGCCTGGAACGACGGCATGGGCAACAGCGGCAGCCTTAACTTCGGCGACGGCTACGCCTCGCCCACCTTCCTGCCCGTGGGCAACCTGGGGCTGACGTTGGCCCTCTACTCGGGCAGCGTGCAGAACGGCGAGACCTTCACCGTGCAGGCCCTGACGCCCCGGGACACTTTCCAGTACACCATCAACCGGGAGCCCTACACGCCGCCCCTGGTCATCGTCTCCTACAACGACCCGCAGGGCAACCACCGCTTCGTCATCCCGCCCCAGGCCATGGACCTGGGCGCGCCCACGGACGACCTGGCCCCCTTCGCCGGGCAGATGCTGGACGACGTGGGCGTGGAGATTGTGACCCATCAGGCCGTCACTCCGGGTGTGAACAGCGTGGACCTGCTGGTGAACAACCCCGCCTCGGTCACCCTGCAGGACGCCCACCTCTTCCTGGAATTCGTCAACATCACCGGCACGGTGGTCTCACAGGTGAGCCAGCAGGTGACCCTGCCTCCAGGCCCCACCTACACCACCCTCCAGTTCGACACCGGGGCCTTCAACCCCGCCTACAACCCGGATGAGGAGACCATCGTCCTGGCCTTCCTCACCGACTACGAGGGCAACATCCTGGACACCGCGGGCCGTCCCCTGAGCAGCTTCCAGCAGGATCCGCTGCCCGTGCTGGCGGGGACCGAGCCCACCTGGGACTTCGGCACGGTGACCCAGGGCAGCCTGCTGCGGCGGGAACTGGCCCTGGCCAACACAGGCCACAACGTCCTCTACACCTACCTGGAGCCCGCGCCCGGCCTGCGCCTGAACCGCACGGCCCGCAGCGTGGGCGCGGCGGACCTGGTGGGCTACGAACTGGTGCTGAACACGGGCGAGTTGCCCGTGGGGCCCTACGACCGTACGGTGACCCTGCGTACCGGCGACCCGAACCGGCCCACGGTCTCCGTGCGCCTGGTGGGGACCATCGCCGCGCCCACGGGGGACACGGCCGGCCAGAACGACCTGCGCCCGCTGGACGTGGCGGTGACGGTGCAGGGGCCCAGGAACCAGGGCGAGTGGGTGGAGTTCACCCACGACCTGGGCCCCGACCCGCAGAGCCTGCACCCGGTGAAGGTGTACAGCCAGGACTACGGCACGCTGCACGGCGTGGGCAAGTACGCCACGGACTTCAGCGCGGGCACCGCCTCCTACGACATGTTCGGCGACGGGCGGGATGGCGTCATGCCCTCCAGCGGCAACCTGGACAACGACAACGGCGCCGGCATCGCCATCGTCAACAGCGGCGCGGCTGGCGCGACAAGCATCAACGTGACTGACGCCTACGCTGGCTGGCGCATCAACCCTGGCGATGTGGTGCTCATCCACCAGACCCAGGGGACGAATGCCGGCTGTTGGGAGTTGAACAAGGCGGTGTCGGATTATGCAGGTGGCACGGCGACGATTCAGCTAGCCAAGGCACTGCAGTGCAACTATACCAGCGGCGGGAACAACCATGCCCAGGTGTTGCGCGTGCCACAGTACTCGACATGCAATGTGACTGGAACGGTCACACCCTTGTTAGGGTGGGACGGCATAAAGGGCGGTCTGTTCGCAGTATTATGTAACAGTCCGATGACAATTGTCGGTGCTATCCAAGCAACAGGTAATAATGGTTCATTCATCGGCGGCGGTAGCTATCCATCACCCCACAAATATGCTGCCGGCGGTATTGGGGCAGGTTTTCGTGGTGGGCAAGGGGACTCCACAACATGTTGCTTCGTGGTCGCTCAAGGACAACAAGGGGAAGGTAACGCAGGACTAGGAGTTGGATCAAGACTAGCTAATGGGATCGGAGGAGGGGGAGCATACAAGACCGATGCTGCATTTGCAGGTGGTGGCGGCGGTGGGAATGCTGCCAGTGGCAGCGGTGGAGGAGCCAGTTCTGTGGCAGGTTCCGTAGAAGCTGGCCTAGGCGGCACTGGATTCAGTTCTGCGTCCCCCCAACCGTTGATATTTGGCGGCGGCGGCGGCGGCGGAGTCAAGGACGGAAATTCCGCGGGTGGTGGTGGTGCTGGCGGCGGCATCGTATTCCTTTCAGTTGCTCAACTGGTTGTAAATGGAACGATCAGCGTTAATGGTGGGGCAGGCGGTGCTATCGAAGTCTTCGATGGCGGCGGGGGTGGTGGCGCCGGCGGTTCAATAATCATTCGAGCTGGCATATTGTCCCTCGGTGCTGGTCGTGTTACTGCAGTTGGAGGTGCGGGAGGCAAGTCCGCAGGTTCAGGCAGTGTAGGGCGTATATACATCGAGTATTGTGAACCCCTTTCTGGTTCCACTAACCCCGCCGCAAGCACCCAGAAACTAAACTGCTACATCGCCGAGCAGGTGGAATCCGTGCCCTACACCCAGGGCCGTCTCAACCTGCCGGAGAACATCCCCGACGGCGAGAGCCGCGCCTACCAGGTCCAGTACGGCCGCCGGTTGGACTTCGCCGACGCCGGCGAGCAGGCCACCACCCTGCGCCTGCCCTCGGCCATGCTCAGCGCGGCGACCCTGGACGTGCTGGTCAGCCAGGTGGGCAGCGGCGATGTCACCGTGCGGGTGGACGTGGGCAACGACGGCTCCTGGGACTGGGAGACCACCCAGAACGTGGACAACGCGGCCACCCTCACCACCGCCGACCTGGCCGGGGCCTTCAACGCCTACTGGTCGGCCCAGGGCGCGCCCACCACAGGGACCCTGGACGTGCCCGTCAAGGTCTCCCTGAGCCAGGGCGGCCAGGTGCTCCTCACCAACCTGCGGGTGGACACCGCGGGCAGCAAACTGCGCACCGTGCGCCTGCCCGGCGGCGCCACCTACACCACCTCCAACCTGGACTTCACCGTGGAGGGCAGCGGCTCCGGCCCCCTGGCCGTCTCCCTGGACGTGGGCGACGACGGCACGGTGGACTGGTCCACCAGCACCACGGCCGGCCTGCCCCACCGTTTGCTCAGCGGCAACCTGGCCGGGGCGGTCAACGCCTCCCTGAGCGGCAAGGGCGGCGAGGTGGACGTGCCCATCCGCATCTTCGTCGCGCCGGACCATCCAGTGCGCCTGGAGGAGTTCCGGGCCACGGCCAACCCGGCCACAGACCTGGTGGCCGGCAGCGTCAGTGTGGCGGCGGCGGACATCCAGGCGGCTGCCTGGCGAGAAGGGGACGTGGTCCCGGTGCAGGCAGTGGTCCAGAACAGCGGCAGCCGGTACAGCGGGCCGGTGACGGTGGCCTTCTTCGCCACGGCCGAGGGCTGGGGCGACTGGTATATCGGCAGCGACTTTGTGGCCAACATTCCGGCCGGAGGGCAGGTAACAGTGGGCACGGACTGGGACACCACCGGCTTCAGCGGCGACGTGCCGGTGAAGGCCGTAGTCAACCCCTACGGGCGGGTAGCCGAGACGGACACCACCGACAACGTGGCCCAGACCTCAGCCCAGGTGGAGCCCGTGGCCACGCCCACGCCAACCCCCACGCCGGTGCCACCCACACCGACGCCGACACCAGTACCACCTACGCCAACCCCGACGCCGGTGCCGCCCACGCCCACAGCAACGCCGCAACCTGGCAACCCACCGGGCGCCACGTCGCCGACGTCCACGCCAACCCCGACGCCACAGCCTACGACGTCCGGCAGCCCACCGGTGGCTACCGGCACTGCAACGCCGACGCCTGCCCACCAGCTTTACCTGCCTTCGGTTCGGCGCTAA
- a CDS encoding NUDIX domain-containing protein, whose translation MPPRPWKTLSSRPVYENPWMCLREDIAELPDGRTTLYGVVDFGECVGVLPFVDPDHVMLLRQYRYVFGENHRWEMPTGGIKAGETAEDAARRELQEEIGYTAGRLEWVSTYYTSKSICHEIAHLYLGYDLRQSSLPPDETEFFEVAVFPFEEVLEMVRRSEIRDSMTVIAVLHAALSRQG comes from the coding sequence ATGCCGCCACGCCCATGGAAGACCCTGTCCAGCCGCCCTGTGTATGAAAACCCGTGGATGTGCCTCCGGGAGGACATTGCCGAGTTGCCCGATGGCCGAACCACCCTGTACGGCGTGGTGGATTTTGGCGAGTGCGTGGGCGTTTTGCCTTTTGTGGACCCGGATCATGTGATGCTGCTGCGGCAGTATCGCTATGTCTTCGGGGAGAACCACCGCTGGGAGATGCCCACAGGCGGAATCAAGGCAGGAGAGACGGCCGAGGACGCCGCCCGCCGGGAGCTGCAGGAGGAAATCGGCTATACCGCTGGCCGCCTGGAATGGGTCAGCACCTACTATACGTCCAAAAGCATCTGCCACGAGATCGCCCACCTCTACCTGGGCTACGATCTCCGCCAGTCCAGCCTGCCCCCGGATGAGACTGAATTCTTCGAAGTGGCCGTCTTCCCCTTCGAAGAAGTATTGGAGATGGTCCGGCGTAGTGAGATCCGGGACAGTATGACCGTCATCGCAGTGCTTCATGCGGCCCTCTCCCGCCAGGGCTGA
- a CDS encoding TQO small subunit DoxD — protein sequence MTALSTPSADPASWERRLRTLTVIIGRLGLAYLFFTQLFWKLPPTFGCTNDFAFPVPAAQNYWEGNGSGGLCFWLGMESIYADQPRQVLVADMRPAGLPRIGITITPLARLNALLIDNVIRPGIAVFGWLIWLAEFWIVLSMALGFLTRLGALVAIGVSLQLYVGLANIPRPYEWEWSYGTMVLLAVVLLGAGAGRHFGVDAALRRRFSGRSGPVARLVQLLT from the coding sequence TTGACCGCCCTTTCCACGCCGTCTGCGGACCCTGCCAGCTGGGAACGCCGTCTGCGCACCCTCACCGTGATCATCGGCCGCCTGGGGCTGGCGTACCTCTTCTTCACCCAGCTCTTCTGGAAGCTGCCGCCCACCTTTGGCTGTACCAACGACTTCGCCTTTCCGGTGCCGGCCGCCCAGAACTACTGGGAAGGAAACGGCAGCGGCGGCCTCTGTTTCTGGCTGGGCATGGAGTCTATCTACGCTGACCAGCCCCGCCAGGTGTTGGTCGCCGATATGCGCCCGGCGGGCCTGCCCCGTATCGGCATCACCATCACGCCCCTGGCCCGCTTGAACGCCCTGCTCATCGACAACGTCATCCGGCCGGGCATCGCGGTCTTTGGCTGGCTGATCTGGCTGGCGGAGTTCTGGATCGTCCTCTCCATGGCCCTGGGGTTCCTGACGCGGCTGGGCGCCCTGGTGGCCATCGGCGTATCCCTGCAGCTCTACGTTGGCCTGGCCAACATCCCCCGGCCCTACGAGTGGGAATGGTCCTACGGCACCATGGTCCTGCTGGCGGTGGTCCTGCTGGGGGCCGGGGCGGGGCGCCACTTCGGGGTGGATGCTGCCCTGCGCCGCCGATTCTCAGGGCGCAGCGGACCCGTGGCGCGGCTGGTCCAACTGTTGACCTGA
- a CDS encoding TIGR04282 family arsenosugar biosynthesis glycosyltransferase encodes MRFLSVVAKRPAPGQTKTRLCPPLDGTAAATLYACFLQDTLSLMRQVPDVCRTLAYAPPEELAYFRALAPDFALVPQQGADLGERLDNLLTGLLQETGTPGPSQAVVMDSDSPTLPPAYLADAFQALDQGADVVLGPCDDGGYYLIGLTRPQPRLLREVTMSTDHVLQDTLAIARELRLAVALLPTWYDVDTAAELERLEQELATLPATVAPATRGWFAARGLGA; translated from the coding sequence ATGCGCTTCCTCAGTGTGGTGGCCAAGCGGCCGGCGCCCGGCCAGACCAAGACCCGGCTCTGCCCCCCCCTGGATGGCACGGCCGCGGCGACGTTGTATGCCTGTTTCCTGCAGGATACCCTCTCCCTCATGCGCCAGGTTCCCGATGTCTGCCGGACGCTGGCCTATGCGCCGCCGGAGGAGCTGGCCTATTTCCGGGCGCTGGCGCCTGATTTCGCCCTGGTGCCCCAACAGGGTGCGGACCTGGGTGAACGGCTGGACAACCTCCTCACCGGGTTGCTGCAGGAAACCGGGACGCCTGGCCCCAGCCAGGCCGTGGTCATGGACAGCGACAGCCCTACCCTGCCGCCAGCCTATCTGGCGGACGCCTTCCAGGCGCTGGATCAGGGCGCCGATGTGGTCCTGGGGCCGTGCGACGATGGCGGCTACTACCTCATCGGCCTGACCCGGCCCCAACCCCGGCTGTTGCGGGAGGTGACCATGAGCACCGACCATGTGCTCCAGGATACCCTGGCCATTGCCCGGGAGCTGAGGCTCGCAGTGGCGCTCCTGCCCACCTGGTATGATGTGGACACCGCGGCCGAGCTGGAACGCCTGGAACAGGAGCTGGCCACCCTGCCGGCCACCGTGGCTCCGGCTACCCGTGGCTGGTTCGCCGCAAGGGGATTGGGGGCGTAG
- a CDS encoding glycosyltransferase family 2 protein, with amino-acid sequence MRPMLPTDVALIIPALNEAACIGPLLAELPPGEAAEVVVVDNGSTDDTAGEARRAGARVVQEPRRGYGYACAAGVAATSAPLVAFMDGDGSFLPAELPRLVAPLRQGQADLVVGSRMLGGMAPGSMPLHQRLGNQFIASILRRRYGLPITDLGPFRAIRRQLLEHLDMQERTYGWPVEMLIKAAQCQARVMELPVTYRPRLGGHSKVGGHPIGTVRATYRIFQVLARYSQ; translated from the coding sequence ATGCGACCCATGCTGCCTACGGATGTGGCCCTGATCATTCCAGCGTTGAACGAAGCGGCCTGTATCGGTCCCCTCCTGGCGGAGTTGCCACCGGGGGAGGCGGCCGAGGTGGTGGTGGTGGACAACGGCTCCACCGATGACACCGCCGGAGAGGCCAGGCGGGCCGGCGCGCGGGTGGTTCAGGAGCCCCGTCGCGGGTACGGCTACGCCTGCGCGGCGGGGGTGGCCGCGACGTCGGCGCCCCTGGTGGCCTTCATGGACGGGGATGGCAGCTTCCTGCCTGCGGAGTTACCCCGGCTGGTGGCCCCCCTGCGCCAGGGCCAGGCCGACCTGGTGGTGGGCTCCCGGATGCTAGGCGGCATGGCGCCGGGGTCCATGCCCCTCCACCAGCGCCTGGGCAACCAGTTCATCGCGTCCATCCTGCGGCGGCGCTACGGCCTGCCCATCACCGACCTGGGGCCGTTTCGGGCGATTCGGCGCCAGCTCCTGGAGCACCTGGACATGCAAGAACGCACCTACGGCTGGCCGGTGGAGATGTTGATCAAGGCCGCCCAATGTCAGGCCCGGGTGATGGAGCTGCCGGTGACCTATCGTCCACGGCTGGGCGGCCATTCCAAGGTGGGAGGCCATCCCATCGGCACCGTCCGGGCCACCTATCGCATCTTCCAGGTGCTGGCCCGCTACAGCCAATGA